A single Equus quagga isolate Etosha38 chromosome 8, UCLA_HA_Equagga_1.0, whole genome shotgun sequence DNA region contains:
- the LOC124243497 gene encoding taste receptor type 2 member 7-like, with protein MVSPLSAILHVLIMSAEFITGITVNGFLIIINCHELIKSRKLTPMQLLFVCIGTSRFGLQIVLMVQSFFSIFFPLLYAVKIYGPVMIFLWMFFSSVSLWFATCLSVFYCLKIAGFTQSYFLWLKFRISKLMPWLLLGSLLASVSIAALCTEVDYPLHVGDILRNTTLKRTELKIKQISEVLLVNLALIFPLAIFVMCTFVLFISLYKHTRRMQKGPHGFSNASTAAHINALRTVITFFCFFISYFAAFMTNITFSVPYRSQNFFVLKFIMAAYPSGHSVIIILYHSKFQQPFRRLLCLKKS; from the coding sequence ATGGTCTCCCCTTTATCAGCTATTCTTCATGTTCTCATCATGTCAGCAGAATTTATCACAGGGATTACAGTAAATGGATTTCTTATAATCATCAACTGTCATGAATTGATCAAAAGCAGAAAGCTAACACCAATGCAACTCCTTTTTGTATGTATAGGGACGTCTAGATTTGGTCTGCAGATAGTGTTAATGGTACAGAGTTTCTTCTCTATCTTCTTCCCACTCTTATATGCTGTAAAAATTTATGGTCCAGTGATGATCTTCCTTTGGATGTTTTTTAGCTCTGTCAGTCTCTGGTTTGCCACCTGCTTGTCTGTATTTTACTGCCTCAAGATAGCAGGCTTCACCCAGTCCTATTTTCTTTGGCTGAAATTCAGAATCTCAAAGTTAATGCCTTGGCTGCTTCTGGGAAGCCTGCTGGCCTCCGTGAGCATTGCAGCTCTGTGTACGGAGGTAGATTACCCTCTACACGTGGGTGATATCCTCAGGAATACCACGCTAAAGAGAACGGAACTCAAGATAAAGCAAATTAGTGAAGTGCTTCTTGTCAACTTGGCATTGATATTTCCTCTGGCCATATTTGTGATGTGCACTTTTGTGTTATTCATTTCTCTCTATAAGCACACTCGTCGGATGCAAAAAGGACCTCATGGTTTCAGCAACGCCAGCACAGCAGCCCATATAAATGCATTAAGAACAGTAATAACattcttttgcttctttatttcttattttgctgCCTTCATGACAAATATAACATTCAGTGTTCCTTACAGAAGTCAGAACTTCTTTGTGTTGAAGTTCATAATGGCAGCATATCCCTCTGGCCATTCGGTTATTATAATCTTGTATCATTCTAAGTTCCAACAACCATTCAGGAGACTTCTCTGCCTCAAAAAGAGTTAA